CGACATGGATGAAGGTTAATGAGGAGGGTGGCATTAGCGAGAGTGTCAGGCCAGAAGCGGGGTGGCATGTAGGCGTGGAAGAGGAGGGTGCGGACGCAATCGTTAAGAGTGCGAAGAATGCGTTCTGCCcgaccgttctgctgtgaagtgtatGGACAGGTAAGACGAAAAACAGTGCCATGTGTGGAGAGAAGATTGCGGATGGTAGTGTTGTCGAATTCTTTCCCGTTGTCAGTTTGCAAAGCTAGAATAGGACGACCGAATTGTGTGGCTACGTAAGAGTAGAAGGCCGTAAGAGTGGCAGCAACGTCAGACTTCTTACGTAATGGAAAGGTCCACACAAAATGAGAAAAGTCATCCAaaataacaagataatatgaaaaACCAGTGTTACTagcaacaggagaggtccaaacatcaccATGGATTAACTCGAAAGGTAACGACGCAACTGTGGATGAAGTACTAAAGGGAAAGCGAACATGTTTGCCCAGACGGCATGCGTGACAAGAGTGCGCATCCGTTTTATTACATGTAAAAGAAAAATCCCTAATAATATGACGAAGAGCGGTGGAGCTAGGATGACCGAGACGGGCGTGCCAGAGATCAACGCCGGCAGAAAGTGCAACTGGTCCAgcaggtgaagatgatggaggctgGACGGAGTATGTATCGCCGGGACTGTCACAGCGGTGAAGAACCATCCGGGTGAGGgtgtccttaacagaaaaaccaacTTCATCAAATTCCACAGTTACAGAGTTATCACGAGAAAGTTTACGAACACAAACTAGATTCTGAATAAGCtcaggagacacaagaacattatTGAGATAAAGTGGTCGAGAGTTTGAGGGAAAACTTGTGGAACCAATATGAGTGATAGGAAGACCAGCACCATTACCAACAATGATACGAGAAGAAGTGTGAATAGGAGACACGGAGGAGAGGTTACCCGGGTAAGCGGCCATGTGCGAAGATGCACCGGTGTCCATGAACCAATCACCACCGCCGGAATAAGCCCCGGTCGGAGGCTGTTGATGAAGTGCAGCAAGCAGGGCTGGATCATAAGAGGCCGGCGCAGGGTAGCCCGAGTAGCCGGTCACGCCATTGCTAGCAGGTGGCCCGCCATAGCCAACTGGAGCAGGAGCGTAGTAGGTTGATGGAGCGACCGGACCGGTTTGCTGACCGGCGAAGAAGGCCTGATGCCCGGAAGGACCGGGACCGAGGAGGCTCGGAGCGGGGGGGCGGGGCACGGGCATAGTGTAGGCGTGCACAACCCCGGTCCAGGGGTTGTGGCCACCCCCCCAaggtggcggcggctgctgctAGACGGGCCCGGCGCgcggctgttgctgctgctgttggccTTTGCCGCGGCCACAGCGCCTCTGGCgcggctgctgttgctgctgctgctgctgcggcaaGTGTTGTTGAAGAGCCGCAGGAGCAGCAGGGACCGGAGGCCGCTGCTGGTACGGGGCGCCGCAGGCGCCGTTCTGCGCTGGAGTAGCCGGTGGCCGGGGTTCCTGGAACGGCGCTGGGAAGCCGGGGGGGCACCCGAGGGCGGAGGGCCACCGCGTGAGTAGCCGGCGGCGAAGGCGGTGTGAACGGCACGGGAGCGAAGATGCTTCAACCGGCGTTCCTCGAGACGAGGATAAGCCACCGCCCGCTCGTAGGTAGGGTTCgccatgagggtgaggttggaggcagCGTTGCCGAGATCCTCATTGAGGTCGGCGGTGAGGGTGGAGAGGAGCAACTCATCGCCCACCTTGAAGCCGATGTCATTGAGCTCGTTGGAGAGGGTCTTGAGACGCATGCAGTAGTCATCGACGGAGGAGTCGTTTTGCTGACACCCGAAGAACTCATGCTGCAGGAAGACGATCCGTTGGAGCTTTTTGTCGGTGAAGAGACCGACGATCTTGTTCCACACCGTGCATGCATCATCCCTGTCGCGAACGACAGTGTGGAAGATGTCTTTGAACACAGTGAGGAAGAGCCAccggatgatggtggcgtcgatCGCCAGCCAGTCGGCGTCGCGGTTGAGGACGAAGAGGTTGGCGGTGCCGTCGATGTGGTCCTGCAGATTATACTCACGAAAGAGGAGATTGAAGTATGTCTTCCAAGCATAGAAATTCGCCTCTTTGTGGGAGAGGATCACCAGGACGCGACGTTCGATGGGAACATCACTGATGTAGGCGGGATCGGGAAGAGTGGCGGtggaggagccggaggaggagtCGAAGGGGTTCGGCGGCTTCACCACAGGAGGGGTGGAGGCGGCGGACCGGTCGGAGACCAGGTTGGAACCCTACATGGCTAGGGTTAGGTGCGGCTAGGGTTAGGCGGCGACCGGGGCGGGTTTTTAGGGTTTCGGGTAGATGGGAGGGGGAAGGCAACGGGTAGCGAGGGTTTAGGGTTTTGGGAGAGTGCGGCtagcggcgaggaggcgggtggCTAGCGGCAGCTTGGGAGGGATCGCGAGTGAGGCGGCGGCAGGGAGCCAGCGGCGCGAGGGGAGGAGCTATGGCGGCGGCGAGGGCTCGGCGACGCGGGCCTAGGCAGggaagcggcggcggctgggaggcgaCAACGACGCGCTAGGGGAGGAGGGATCGGACTAAGGCTGATACCATGTAGAGAATTATGCAACTCACGATATATTGATCGGGTGTAatatgcacgtatatataagtataAAGGGTAGCCACGTCCTCGACTATACATGGAAGGAGGAGGGCTTGTTGTACAAGAAATACACATATGTTATCTGCATCTCAAcatgaatgtttatattttttaatataaagttagtcgaACTCTATaatgcttgactttgaccaaatcttatatgcggactaaaaaaacggagggagtaacaaaacGGAAGTTTGTTGCTAATCCTTCGCGTCCTTTGTCGGAAAAAGGTCGTTCCAGTGACGAAATTGGTGAAAGAGCTATCCCAATCCATTACATAACTACAAACGGCCGGGGTTATCAAATCAAAACACATATAAAGAACATTGCTAAGAGCGAGACATGCCTTTAGCCTGCACGGTCAATGTCATCGTGTCCAGAGAAGTCACGGTCAATGTCGGCACGCTGGTGACGATAGGCCGCAGGTGGCGGTCGGCAGAGCAGGAGGAGGTTGACCTGACGAAGCCGCAGCTGGAGACGTTCGCGCAGCCAACGACGATAGCGAGCCTCTTCAGGTGAAGGAGATCAATCGAATACGTAGTACAAGAGATAGATAGAATAGTCAAGTAGCACCAGAAACTCTCCTGCGATCAGTTCATGGCGCCTTGGCGTGATCGATTTACATCTTGCACAGGAGAAACGCAATTAATCAATTTGGGGAGAAGAATGGAACAAGACTCATTGCACCCAAATTTACTCAAGGAATCGATGATATTGGTATCATATTGTAGAGAACACAACCAGTAATAACATAGCTAACGTGACACCTTCTTCATAATCTTACATTGCACACCATCCACAAAGAAGAGAAAAGCACATCTCCAAGCCTTAACTCTAAAGAGCATACCAAACCATAGCCAGAAACCAAACACAATCCCAGCAATCACCCAATAGCACAACCACTGATCCTCATCTTCGCCATTTCTCTCATTTGGTGAAAGCAAAGTATTTGCACACATGTCGAGAGGAAATCCACAGAGCCCAGAATTATTGGAGTAAATTGATGGGTCAATCAGGGTTTGCATCTGACTCCCAGTGGGTATCTCGCCCGACAAAAGATTGTTCGAGACATTCAACGAATTTAGCCATGATAAGCTCGACATGCTGGGAGGAATTGCTCCTGTAAGTCCATTAGATGACATATCGAGGGACTCGAGAAAAGTCAAACTGCCAATGTCTTCAGGAATGCTGCATGACAGGTGATTTCTTGATAGATTCAGGAACTGGATGCCCTGAAGTTTGGTTAGCTCTTCAGGGATGCACCGAGACAACAAATTGTCCGACACATCAATACCACTTATTAACTCTAGTGTTATGTTGAAAGTTCGCTCTTGCCCCTTCCAGTTTATTTTGATCTTATCCCAATATTTTAATCCGCCGAGCGGTCTCAGAGTTGACATATTATGTGGACGCCTCATGGAGGTCAAGTTTCCGAAGACTACCGGAATTGCTCCAATGAAGCTATTGTTTGCCATGTCGAGCAACTGAAGCTGAGAAAGTTGTGATAGCTCCAAAGGAAATTCTCCGGTGAAGTTGTTTGATCTGAGGCTAAGGATTTTCATTGATTGAACCCAAATCACAATCCATGGAGGGAGGACACCAAAGAACCTATTGTTCCCGATGTCTAGGGTGACCAGCGAGTTGCAGGCTCTTAGGACCTGTGGGAAGACACCAACAAAGCCATTTTCGGAAAGGTACAATGACTTGAGAGAGCAGTTGCGTCTTGCCTTAGCCAGAGGGATTTCACCTAAGAAGGAGTTGTCGGACAGGTCCATGAACTCTAGAGCCTCCAGGTTCCACCAGCAGCCCGGGAGTTTCCCAGTTAGCAGGTTTTTGGACAGCTTCATGTACCACAGAGCCTGGAGATTGCACCAGCACGCTGGGAGGTCCCCAGTAAGCTTGTTGTCTGATAGATCGAGTATCCTGACGGAAAATAGCTCGCAGAGCTGGTGCGGGATGTCACCGATGAGGTTGTTTTTGTAGAGTTGGAGGCTGACGAGGTTTTGCATGTTGCCGATCTGTGGTGGGATGGAGCCGTGGAACCTATTGTTGCCAAGAATGAGGGCGATCAGCGAGCTGCATCCCTCTAGGTGTGGGAAGGTCCCAGCAAAGGCATTTTTGGCGAGATTTAGGTACATG
Above is a window of Triticum aestivum cultivar Chinese Spring chromosome 6B, IWGSC CS RefSeq v2.1, whole genome shotgun sequence DNA encoding:
- the LOC123138683 gene encoding receptor-like protein 46, which encodes MRRPGAHGHLAGTAALFLLAAAIPVKTTAVVPSEGDALLAWKVSLLKAAALSNWTSVAPVCDWVGVFCDTAGRVETLRLERLGLSGGLDTLNTTALPVLAVLNLWGNKFRGAIPASISLLRSLKSLNLSSNRFNSSIPPQFGDMPGLQSLSLRNNRLVGDIPHQLCRLLSVRKIDLLNNRLTGNLPDCWCKFQALSYINLSKNRLTGDLPKCWCKLQALRYINLSKNRLTGNLSDCWWNMQALHFMNLANNFFSGEIPTTKASHNCSLTFLKLAKNAFVGTIPHLEGCNSLATLDLSNNRLNGSIPPQFGDFGSLINLQLYNNKLTGAIPHQLCGLLSMRTLHLSNNQLTGNLPDCWWNLQALQLMDLSRNSFSGEIPVTKASHNCSLMYLNLAKNAFAGTFPHLEGCSSLIALILGNNRFHGSIPPQIGNMQNLVSLQLYKNNLIGDIPHQLCELFSVRILDLSDNKLTGDLPACWCNLQALWYMKLSKNLLTGKLPGCWWNLEALEFMDLSDNSFLGEIPLAKARRNCSLKSLYLSENGFVGVFPQVLRACNSLVTLDIGNNRFFGVLPPWIVIWVQSMKILSLRSNNFTGEFPLELSQLSQLQLLDMANNSFIGAIPVVFGNLTSMRRPHNMSTLRPLGGLKYWDKIKINWKGQERTFNITLELISGIDVSDNLLSRCIPEELTKLQGIQFLNLSRNHLSCSIPEDIGSLTFLESLDMSSNGLTGAIPPSMSSLSWLNSLNVSNNLLSGEIPTGSQMQTLIDPSIYSNNSGLCGFPLDMCANTLLSPNERNGEDEDQWLCYWVIAGIVFGFWLWFGMLFRVKAWRCAFLFFVDGVQCKIMKKVSR